The following are encoded together in the Sphingomicrobium clamense genome:
- a CDS encoding ParB/RepB/Spo0J family partition protein has protein sequence MKKPSGLGKGLSALLDDAQARRQASGGEVEKSTGVDTIAIADIKPNPNQPRRHFDADALTELSESIARDGVLQPIIVRPVDGGYELIAGERRWRAAQQAQLHEIPALIRESDVEHSAELAIIENIQREDLNAIEEAAAYKALMDAYGHGPAQVGEIVGKSRSHVANLLRLLELPDEVQQMLLRGDISMGHARAAAGAEDPLALAKSIVSEGLSVRQAEQRAKAAKTPKNSGQSSSASGPADADLAALQRQLGDMLGLRVRVLHGQKGGKVELSYRTLDQLDMICQRLSGEPI, from the coding sequence ATGAAAAAGCCAAGTGGTCTGGGCAAAGGGCTGTCCGCGCTTCTCGACGATGCGCAAGCACGTCGCCAGGCAAGCGGCGGAGAGGTCGAGAAGTCCACGGGTGTGGACACGATCGCGATCGCCGACATCAAACCCAACCCTAACCAGCCGCGGCGACACTTCGACGCCGACGCGCTGACCGAGTTGTCGGAATCGATCGCGCGTGACGGCGTGTTGCAGCCGATCATCGTGCGGCCCGTCGATGGCGGCTACGAGCTGATCGCCGGCGAGCGTCGCTGGCGGGCGGCCCAGCAGGCGCAACTCCATGAGATTCCAGCCTTAATTCGTGAGAGCGATGTCGAGCATAGCGCCGAACTCGCGATTATCGAGAATATCCAACGCGAAGATCTCAATGCGATCGAAGAGGCGGCCGCCTACAAGGCGCTGATGGACGCCTATGGCCACGGCCCGGCGCAAGTCGGCGAGATTGTCGGCAAGTCGCGCAGCCATGTCGCCAACCTGTTGCGATTGCTCGAATTACCCGACGAAGTGCAGCAAATGCTCTTGCGAGGCGATATCAGCATGGGTCATGCCCGTGCCGCTGCGGGTGCGGAAGATCCGCTAGCACTTGCTAAGTCAATCGTTTCCGAAGGCCTGTCGGTGCGCCAGGCGGAGCAGCGCGCCAAGGCGGCAAAAACCCCGAAAAACTCCGGACAGTCGTCGAGCGCATCGGGCCCGGCGGACGCCGATCTGGCAGCGCTCCAACGCCAACTGGGCGACATGCTCGGTTTGCGCGTACGCGTCCTGCATGGGCAAAAGGGCGGCAAGGTCGAACTCAGCTATCGCACGCTCGACCAGCTCGACATGATCTGCCAGCGACTCTCGGGCGAGCCGATCTAG
- the holA gene encoding DNA polymerase III subunit delta, which yields MKTQRGDIPRRLDTPDPAIRFYLFHGADEASSRSHATRLLKAFGAAKDAMEGGAIKSDPAKLADEANALSMFGGAKAIWIEPAADEIVAGVEALLEAPGAEHPTIAIAGALRKTSKLLKATEASPHALAHISYAPEGREYENIIEQLCREHGLAPAPGVVSRIAGMTANNRELARQEVEKYALYLGSGESDPVPLEDDVVDRLGAGTGDVAFFGLGDRAMVGDIAAVQEGVDAMSANGSEAITILRAMQRRIVMLAPMQARVAAGEPASAVISSMGRALFWKDKPVVTEMLMRWSAPRLARLGERITDLERRMMFTQLPAKSAIGEELLAVARIAQSARRR from the coding sequence GTGAAGACGCAGCGCGGCGATATTCCGCGCCGGCTCGACACGCCGGACCCGGCGATCCGCTTCTATCTCTTCCACGGTGCCGACGAGGCGAGTTCGCGCAGCCATGCGACGCGCTTGCTCAAGGCATTTGGCGCGGCAAAAGACGCGATGGAAGGCGGCGCCATCAAGTCCGACCCGGCGAAGCTGGCGGACGAAGCCAATGCATTGTCGATGTTCGGCGGGGCCAAGGCGATCTGGATCGAACCCGCTGCAGACGAAATCGTGGCGGGCGTCGAAGCCTTGCTCGAGGCACCGGGCGCCGAACACCCGACGATCGCGATTGCTGGCGCGCTGCGCAAGACGAGCAAGCTGCTCAAGGCTACGGAGGCGAGCCCGCATGCGCTGGCCCACATCTCCTATGCGCCCGAGGGCCGCGAGTATGAGAATATCATCGAGCAGCTTTGCCGCGAGCACGGGCTTGCGCCTGCGCCAGGCGTGGTGTCGCGGATTGCGGGAATGACGGCCAACAATCGGGAGCTGGCTCGGCAGGAAGTCGAGAAATACGCGCTTTATCTCGGTTCGGGAGAGAGTGATCCCGTTCCGCTCGAAGATGACGTGGTCGACCGGCTTGGTGCGGGAACCGGCGACGTGGCGTTCTTCGGCTTGGGGGATCGAGCGATGGTCGGCGACATCGCCGCCGTGCAGGAAGGTGTCGACGCGATGTCGGCGAACGGCTCGGAGGCAATTACGATTCTGCGTGCAATGCAGCGGCGGATCGTGATGCTCGCGCCGATGCAGGCGCGAGTGGCAGCGGGCGAGCCCGCCTCGGCAGTCATCTCGTCGATGGGACGAGCGCTATTCTGGAAAGACAAACCGGTCGTCACGGAGATGCTGATGCGTTGGTCGGCGCCCCGCCTCGCGCGGCTCGGGGAGCGGATCACCGACCTTGAGCGACGGATGATGTTCACCCAGTTGCCGGCCAAGTCGGCCATCGGTGAGGAATTGCTGGCCGTCGCGAGGATCGCCCAGTCGGCGCGGCGACGCTAG